One window of the Takifugu rubripes chromosome 13, fTakRub1.2, whole genome shotgun sequence genome contains the following:
- the aqp9b gene encoding aquaporin-9b isoform X1 — protein MESKRKMKERFGLRRNIFKEFLAEFLGIFVLILFGCGSVAQTVLSRGALGEPLTIHVGFTLGVMMAVYMAGGVSGAHVNPAVSLAMVILGKLPLKKFPVYVLAQFLGAFAGSCAVYGLYYDALMEYTKGEFVVTGENATANIFASYPAKHLSLLNGFVDQVIGTGALVLCILAITDRKNIGAPKGMEPLCIGLVIMAIAVSMGLNCGYPINPARDLGPRFFTAVAGWGTDVFRAGGCWWWIPVAGPMVGGAVGAGLYFLFIDLHQPEPEKQEENKSSVQDKYEIMTMT, from the exons atggagagcaagaggaagatgaaggagagATTTGGCCTGAGGCGGAACATCTTTAAGGAGTTCCTGGCGGAATTTCTGGGGATATTTGTCCTGATA CTCTTCGGATGTGGTTCAGTAGCCCAGACGGTCCTGAGCAGAGGGGCTCTCGGGGAACCCCTGACCATCCACGTCGGTTTCACCCTGGGAGTCATGATGGCTGTTTACATGGCAGGAGGAGTGTCAG GAGCCCACGTCAACCCGGCGGTTTCTCTGGCCATGGTCATCTTGGGGAAGCTGCCGCTGAAGAAGTTCCCCGTGTACGTGCTGGCGCAGTTCCTGGGGGCCTTCGCCGGTTCCTGTGCTGTCTACGGGCTGTATTATG ATGCCTTGATGGAATACACGAAGGGCGAATTCGTCGTCACCGGCGAGAACGCCACAGCCAACATATTTGCGTCTTACCCCGCGAAACACCTCTCGCTCCTCAACGGGTTTGTTGACCAG GTAATTGGAACCGGGGCGCTCGTCCTGTGCATCCTGGCCATCACTGACAGGAAGAACATCGGCGCCCCAAAAGGTATGGAGCCTCTGTGCATCGGCCTGGTCATCATGGCCATCGCCGTGTCCATGGGGCTGAACTGCGGCTACCCCATCAACCCGGCACGAGACCTCGGGCCGCGGTTCTTCACAGCCGTGGCCGGGTGGGGCACGGACGTGTTCAG AGCCggggggtgctggtggtggatcCCTGTGGCCGGGCCCATGGTGGGCGGAGCGGTGGGGGCCGGACTTTACTTCCTGTTCATTGATTTGCACCAGCCGGAGCCagaaaaacaggaggagaaCAAAAGTTCCGTCCAAGACAAATATGAAATCATGACCATGACCTAA
- the aqp9b gene encoding aquaporin-9b isoform X2 produces MESKRKMKERFGLRRNIFKEFLAEFLGIFVLILFGCGSVAQTVLSRGALGEPLTIHVGFTLGVMMAVYMAGGVSGAHVNPAVSLAMVILGKLPLKKFPVYVLAQFLGAFAGSCAVYGLYYDALMEYTKGEFVVTGENATANIFASYPAKHLSLLNGFVDQVIGTGALVLCILAITDRKNIGAPKEPGGAGGGSLWPGPWWAERWGPDFTSCSLICTSRSQKNRRRTKVPSKTNMKS; encoded by the exons atggagagcaagaggaagatgaaggagagATTTGGCCTGAGGCGGAACATCTTTAAGGAGTTCCTGGCGGAATTTCTGGGGATATTTGTCCTGATA CTCTTCGGATGTGGTTCAGTAGCCCAGACGGTCCTGAGCAGAGGGGCTCTCGGGGAACCCCTGACCATCCACGTCGGTTTCACCCTGGGAGTCATGATGGCTGTTTACATGGCAGGAGGAGTGTCAG GAGCCCACGTCAACCCGGCGGTTTCTCTGGCCATGGTCATCTTGGGGAAGCTGCCGCTGAAGAAGTTCCCCGTGTACGTGCTGGCGCAGTTCCTGGGGGCCTTCGCCGGTTCCTGTGCTGTCTACGGGCTGTATTATG ATGCCTTGATGGAATACACGAAGGGCGAATTCGTCGTCACCGGCGAGAACGCCACAGCCAACATATTTGCGTCTTACCCCGCGAAACACCTCTCGCTCCTCAACGGGTTTGTTGACCAG GTAATTGGAACCGGGGCGCTCGTCCTGTGCATCCTGGCCATCACTGACAGGAAGAACATCGGCGCCCCAAAAG AGCCggggggtgctggtggtggatcCCTGTGGCCGGGCCCATGGTGGGCGGAGCGGTGGGGGCCGGACTTTACTTCCTGTTCATTGATTTGCACCAGCCGGAGCCagaaaaacaggaggagaaCAAAAGTTCCGTCCAAGACAAATATGAAATCATGA